The following DNA comes from Taeniopygia guttata chromosome 20, bTaeGut7.mat, whole genome shotgun sequence.
ttttctaccATTGAATCAAGTTCTGCAGACACTTTCCTGTGGTCAGCAAAAGGAGCTCCTGGACCAAACCCTGCTGCTTGTTGCTGCTCCCTCACCTCCTGTCAGTGACCTCAACTCAACTTGGGCTACAGAGCAAACCTGGCCAACTGCTGATCTTCctaaaaaaaggtaaaacagagagaaatggTTAAACTGGGTGAGTTAATTGTTTTAGAAACTCTTCTAAAGTGGGATAATACAGTATCCttgcaggagcaggaatgaCTGGGAAGGGCAGACATACCTTAAGCCACTCTTGTTTCTCCAAAATATGCAGAGAATTGTAGAGTAATTTGAGACTATCACTTTAACAGAACTGCAAGCTTAACCTTTTTTTCCAATCTCTTAATTCAGGCAATGAAAGGAGTGACACtattccctgctgctcctcaggacAGAGGAAGACACAAACATGAAGggacagaaataaaacattcaaGTACCACATTAAATATGAATATTAGCACTCGTGATATGACAGAATGCTGAGTTTTAAACTCTGAAATTCCTAAGAACAAATATTTACCTTTTGAAACAAGtgccttgggaaaaaaaaaaaaagagagaataaaaaattaatcagagGCCAATAGAGAAAAGCTTGGGTTTGATTCCCAGGCATTGCATGTTAAGAGTAAATTCCTACTACATTTTAATGCAAAAGCAGTACTGCAAATAAGGAAATTAGAGGCTTGAACAGGGCTGATTGCAAAGTAGGAATAGAATCTATGTTAAAATGCTAAAAGCTTATTGATTTCTCACTCGTAATTTCAaagtaaagaacaaaaaaggggtaaaatgtttttgaaaagtTGAGATCTCCTTAAGGAAGAGCACGAGGAACAAATGAAACAGTGAGAAGGGTACTTGAGAGAGGGAAAATGCCTCTGATCTTTGGAGTTAAAGCAGATTAACAGAATCAGAACTGCTACCacggggaggaggaagaggaggagggctTGGGAGCCTGGGGAAAATGGAATGCAGGGTGGGGAAAGGAAACAGACACTGAGCATTGAGCTAAAGCTGGTTTAGGGTGGAACCATTTTAAAGCCAGGGTGTAGCCAGGGAGTAAGTGTGTCTGGGTTTAAAGCAATGATTTTAGTTTCCAAACTTGAAAATAACCTGACCTAACCTTTCAACAAAAGAAACTCCAAAGTTACTCCGGCAAAGATTTTATTCTAATAACTCCATTAGCCTGAAGCCGTGGTGATAGAGATAACCTGAATTATTCACTGAGCACCCTCTGCAAAATTCTCAATGTGGACACAGATCAGTGGTGTTTGGGAttgagggttttgtttttttttttttttttttttcctttggttttgcatTTTGAGCAACTCTCAGACACCTCCACACAGCTTCAGGCACACCAAGAGTTCCAGAGAGGGTCCAGAAACCTGGGCAGCTCCTAAGCCCGAGGAATGCAGGCTAAGCCGATTTTGGGCTAAGAAAGAATTCAGGGGGTGGCATAAGAGCACAGAGCTGTAACCCCTCCTTGCCTGGCTGCATCACTGCCCAGCAGGGTATCAAAACATCTCCCCAGCAAAACCCCCTCAACTGCAGCAAAGATTTTAACACCTTGCACCATAACTGCAACGTCATGGCTGTAAAAGAAGGTGGAAAAATGCAGTAATGACTTAATTTTCCAAGTGGCAGGCAATTTGTAGTTTACTATTACCTACCCTCAAAAATACTCCAACACCTTTCCAATAAACTGTTTTAATCCAAAACATCTATCCTGCTTAAAAAGTGATCCTTCCAAAATTAGGCATAAAATAGGTCTAAATAACAAACTAAAATtaggaaattattaaaatttgaGCCTGTGTTGATTTTTAGGACATCAGACATTGATCTGACAATTGAAATTTTATCCAGCCCAGTTTTCAGTCATAGCTGTAGCAAACCATTAAAACACCTGAAGTTTTCCCATTGCAACCAGGACTCAGGCCATGACAGGGGTACTGGAGACTCCCTCTCTTCAAAGCAAAATCCATTTAAAGGGAAAGTAACTGACTGTATTCTGTCCCAGTGACTTTTCTGGCTGGATTATTTCAACACTGCCTGCTTCCAAAACTTCTCTTAGCGCCTCCTTCAATACATTCACTTTTGTCTTGTAGAACAGAGCAAAAACCTTTACCTGAATCCTGAGTACCAACACCACACTcatctttttcccccttttgtcATTTTGCAAAAGATGGATTCCTCTAGTTGGGCCAATATGCTTGCCAAATACCACAACGGGAACAGGAATTTTCACGGAATTATTTAATAATGACTTGAAAATATAAATCAAGGGAAGATCTGAAGATTCGCATTGACAAAGGGACAGAGATACAAAAAGCCCAGTAGCTTGCTGAGAAAACCCAACTTTGTTTCAAGAATAAAACCATCCTGTACAAAGGCAATCCACACATTCACCTGCCTGTACTCAAGTCCAGAGACCTCACCTGCAGAAACTTCATTGAGTTCATCTGGAAGGAGTCCTTCCTTGCCTGCCTCTGAAGCCTTTTGCAACGTAAGCTCCCTGTGTGATCCAACTGTTCAGCATCTGTGCTCCCCAACAGCTCCTGTAATCAGAACTTGTTCTCTGGAAACCAAGACAGAAGAAGGGATGGGGAATGTTGACGACACCAGCTGTCTCCAGGCTTCCCggggagcagagctcctgcagcagccacacgTGTGGCATTGCAAAACCAGCGACTCCAACGGCTCCTCACCAGCAGGGAGGAAACTTGTGCATAATTAAAGATTTTGATGGGGAAAACGTTAAAGGAACTGTGAGCTCTGCAAAGTCAGAAGGACAGAGTGAAGTCCTGCCTGTCCTTCCCATGGAGGTCACAAGTCTGGGCTTACTCAAGTCCTGAAGCTCTTCTAAACAGAACACAGCAATTCCAATACATAtattaagagaaataaaagagtTCCCAAACTGTAGCGCCTTTAGAAAGGGctgctctgtttttaaaataattagctTCATTTCACAGTCAATTGGCACACAAAAATTCACTTGCAGCTTTTGGGTGCAAACACTCAGAAGATGTGTGGGAGTACTTCCTTGGAAATAAATTCCTGAATCATAACAACCATGCTTGAACTAACACATTAATAAAGGCGTCAATAAATTCTTCAGAAGACACCCTTCAAGTGACAGTTTTCCATTACGTGAAGAGGCAAAACCATCAACACTTTGCTGGCTTAACAGTGAAGATATCCATTTTCCAAACACCACCTGATCCTGTAGTCCACACACTCAGGATGTGTAATCCTGAAAAACTTTTATCCAGCAAGGTTAAAGGAACAGGAACCTAAGGCAGATAAAGATGTTCAAGGCACAAGACTACTTCTGAATTTTGTAAGCACCTTTGAGACAAAAACTAGCAAAGACTAAAAACCATGTTTCTTTAGAAAACCTATAAATTTCAAGAAAAAGGGATAAAATAAAAGGCAGACCTGTTCTTTTGGCAAGTCCATGGAGGAAATTCTTCTTGGCTCAATTATGAATAAagttattatttataaaagcCCATCCTTCAGTTTACTTTGGCAAACTGCTGCTTCAAGTTAATGTGTCTTGATGAGGAAAACATATATATTAATGTTTCCTACAAGGAATGACAGATTGACATCCTGAACAACCCAAACAGGATGAGAAAGACAAAATGTAATGTGTTTGATGCTAAACAGACAGTCCAAATTAATAAATAGAGACTAGCATGAAAAGATGGTGCTCATCAAGCTTTGTGCTTGACTGACACCACTCTGAGAAACTGAGAGCTGAATCACAGTCCCAATCCAGCACCTCAGTTTTCCATTTACTTTCTTCTGCAAATCCTATTTGATCATTCTTTCTTGGATGAAAAAGACAATCTTCATGGTAGACATTAACAATCTCTTGCTATTTCCATTATGTTAGATTACCATTAGTATGATAACCTCAGAcactcctttttattttaatctccAATGTTGTCAGATTCCAAAACTCTCAACAGCACCACACCAGCATATGGGAAATCAACGGATTCACAAAGAATTTTCTTACCCTTGCCACTTAAATAAAATCTATGTCTTTTTTTGAGATGTCATTGATTTGTATTTAAACAGTCTACTTAAATATTTGGGACACTTTAACACACCTGCCTGTACTGATAAGAATGTTTTTCCACTGAAAGCAGCATCATTGCTGAGTGTGAATGAGCTGAGTTGTTTGAAAAGCAAAGTTTCAGTGACAGCAATGTGCTTCTTTGTAATATAACAGGAATTAAATAATCCTATATATAATAGAGGAGTAGGAAGCGTATTTTTCATCGTCAAAATCCTGCCCAATAATCACTGAATTTAAAGGGTGATGCAATGCTTACTTGCAAGAGTCCCAAAGCGCTGCTGAAACGCAGTGCTGTTGGCAACCAAGACCAAAAGAGTACCTTACACAATTTCAGGAGGAAGACTGAGCTTTGAAGAAGCTTTTCCATTTCCAGAATGCAATGTCTGTGTTAGCCCAGCAGTAGAGAGGCATTTGTAAACCACCCCAGTGAACCCAGCAAGAGCTTTCAGCCTTAGTAAGCAGCATCTTAAAATAACTGATAGGATCAGAAAAGTGAACAAGCCTTGACGAACAGAGAGTTCTAGGTaactttctttcctctcagtTACTTCTGAAAGAACATTCAACACCCATTTCCTCAGTGAGTGAGCAGCTTTCCATCTTAGCTTTATACACTGCTGATAGGGACATTTCTAAACAAATGAGGTAAAAGAGAGCCCTAGACTATGAagtctgttttaaaaaatgaaacctGACATGACTAAATCAAAGACAACTTCAATCTGAAATTTAAACACAACCCGAATACTTGTTACAAGCGTCTGCACTGTGTCATTACCCATTTGCACACAAGAAAATCAATTATTCTTCATACTTAGGAGTCAAGTATGCAACACCCCTACAACACTGATGAATTCTAACAGGAAAGGGAGGAACCTGGGGTACCAAAATCCAGCCTAAGCACTACCCTGTAGCTTAGGATATGAAGTTCGCAGGAAAAAATTTCTCCCATTTGTTGGATATGGGAAATACCAGAAGACCCTACTGCTTGCAGGGCCACAGAcaggggtatttttggggtagcAGGGTTGCTTTTACTTCACAGTGAAAGAGCAGCAGCCTCACCTGAGTGCCCATTTGATCTCCCCCAAACCACAGGCTTACCACACGAGAGGTTGCCTGTGGACAAGACGTCCAAGGTTAACCGAAACTGAACATGTATGAATCTCAAATACTTTGAAATCATactgaaaaaatccccaaagacaCCACAACATGACCTACAACACAGGCAGAGCTTGCAGACACCATCCCTGCTGCTAAGCTCACATGTACTCATTCCACAGTTTCAGGCCCCACAATGCAGAGGAACCTCCCTGTCcagcagggcagaaaggagAATTTCACCTGCATTCACCTCTCCAGATGGCCAATATGGGgagcccaggagcagctcagtCCCCACACCCCCCTCCTGTTCCTCATGGACACACTGCTCTCTGCCAGTTGccactgccagcacaggcagcccccAAATCTGCTCATTTTGGACAGCAGCAAGTCTTGccattcattttttccttttcttttaccAGCACTATTTGGATATTGATACTCTTCCCAACCACCACCATCCAGTTGCCCTTTTCCCACCAATGAAACCACCTCCTTTATTGGAAACTGCATTTAAGGCAAGATTTGGAACAAATAATTTGTTGTGTCTGCTGACATGCTGTCTCAGCACTGCACTGAGTCAAGCCCCCGAGCCATCTTTCTCTTATCTGCGAAACAGCCACTGCAATTTAATTCCCTAACAATTAGGAATTAAATAATCTAAGTTTCATTCAGCTTCCAGTAATACAATCTCTTCTGTTGTGCACTATTTTCCATAAAAACACTCAGTCTACATCCAGGTTTCCAAGAGgatcagagctgcagctctgtttCTGCAGCCACTCCAACATGTCTGGTTCACTCCAGGTGCCTCCAAACCCACATCCCTCAGACAGCACAAGTGATTGAGCTGTTTTTATGGGATGccatggaaaatgaaaaatagttgCATGAGAACAGAGACCAGGTAATCCATGCTGAGTCTTCACTCAAAACAAGGATAAAATACACGTATTGCAAAAATTGAAATTCTTCATAAATCACTGTTGCCTTAAATTatcttgcatttttcttctaaCTGACATTGTTTAGATTTTATCATCAGCTAATTAGAATAATTACATGCAATTATCCTGCTGCAGCAGATAACCATAAAACATAATAAATCTCAAGACATTTGGAGAGTTACTGCTCAATGAAAACCACATTTAAACTCCAGTAGGTGAGCAACTTCAACCTCCTTCTTCAGCCCATAAAGACTTTAAAGACTTTCAGTACTCTTTGTATTGTTTTTTTCATCCAAATTTGGCAACATAAAAGTCTATAATCTCACACACCCTTCTCCTGGCTGACTTGGATTCTGGTATGCAATGAAACACAGGCTAACTCACAGCACAGACTAAGTTCTTGAAGTCAGCTTGAGAGAGTTTACTAACACACTCTCATAAGTCCttggaaaaaacaccaaactcCTAGTCCAGAAGCATTCCTGAATCTATTTATTGCCACTGGTTAATGAATCAAATGGGACAGTTATCTTGAGACAAAAAAATAACTACTGAAGATTCAAATGAAGTCAAAAAAACAGTTCTCTCACTGGCTACACACTTAAAACCCAGCCACTTGTCTCAGACCACAAGAAGCCACACATCAAAATACACTTGAAGCCCTAGTGATGCCTCAGAAAAACATGTTGTTCTTGAGAGTTACTAAACACTTATCCTGCCATTACCTGCAAAAAGCTATGGTGGTTTTCTTACCAAAGAGAAAGTGACACCTGAATATCAGGAAATTCTGAAGATGCTATCGGTAAGACTAAATTACACCTGCGTGTGTGGTGTAATTACATCATCAATATACGGTGAAAGGAAAATTCTTCAACCTTGACATCAATGTCCACACCTACTAAAATTAACCTTTCCTCTCATTAATCCCAACAACTAGAGTGGTGGTTTTGGAGttcaaaaaccaaaacaaaaccatcatTTTTACAGGAGAACCAGCCTCCATTCGGGCTCCTCACCGAACCACTCAGTGCTTGGTGCTTCTGAATTGCTGGCAACACAAGTTTCtacatttttgtatttctggCAAGCTCCTGTTTCAGAAGCTGATAAGATCATCCCATAAACAGATCTAATTAACTCAACGCTTTCAGTTTCATCCCCAAAAACTGAAGTATTACTTACTTGGGTCTCGACTGCTGTACGGCCATCCTGAGGCAGGTAAAAGCGGCAGCACAGGAGAATTTGCCCTGCTGTCATCCTCCACTTGCTGTGTAATATGTCTCacagtttctttgtttttcctgttcttcctgcGGCCCGTGGGCTGCCAGCCATCCCCCACTCCTTGCTCTGAGAACCCACTCTGTATTGCACTATCCTTGGCAGAGTGCAGCTCACCCCCTCCGTAATGGGACGGTGACACCTGCTCCTCTTTGATACGCAAAGACCCATAGCCCATGTCACTAGCCCAGAGAGACTGGGATGAAATGTCTTCGTGGCTGTCTGGTTTTGGCTCTTGATCCTCTTTCCCATAACTACTCCCTCCCTCGTGGCAGCTGGCAATGGCTGAGTCCCCAGAGGAGTTTGCTGGGCTCGTTCTCCGAGCCAGCCAGGGGGATATACTCCTGCCAGCCACCACCGCCGAGATCAGAGCgtccgtgctgctgctggaaggggcTCCCAGCTCATAATCAACGAGGTCCTCCGAGGCATCAGACTTGATGCTTATGTCCAGAGCTGCTTTGATGAAGTTGTGACAGGCCTGCACGATGTCTGTCATCTGCAGGTAGCTGGCAGCCGACATCACCTCGATGACGTTCCTGCTGGTCAGCGCCAGGTGTGCGGAATACATGAAGTCAATGATTGCCTTAAAGCCCTGGGCGGTGACGATGTCCAGGTGGGTGACTGTGGCCTGGTCAGAGGTTTTCTGCACCTGGCAGTAGAGGGTTTTGAAGTAGCGGCTGCTCCCCAGGAGGACGTTTTTGTGAGCCTTGAAGATCTTGCCCTCCACGATGATGCAGACGTCGCAGAGGATCCCGTGCTGCCTCTGCTCGTTCAGCTCCCGCAGCAGGTGACGGTAGTGGGAAGCAATTTCCATATCTTCCTTTCGGTTATTCATTTGGAGATCTTTATGTTTTCTCTTCCACAAGTCCTGCAGGGGGAAGGAAATGACAGAATTACAAAATCCAAGAAAAGGCTGAGACAAACCCCAGGTTGCACCAAAAGAAGCAACAGGTTCATCTGGGAAGAGTGCCACAACTACAGCTACTGCCTGCAATGCCTCCACATTCCTTACAAAATGCACCTTACTTTGGCCAGACTTCaaataatttacattaaaaaggACTAGATTTGAAGCCAATCCTTCAGTGGCTCATAACATCCCAGAGTAAATGTTTCTTTAAATTACTACAAACttgtaaaaaaacccatctgAAGTAACCAGAGAACAACAGCTGTCAGTTTTTACTGTGAATTTGTCAAAGTTTGGTTTTGAAAGAGATGCTGCACTTGAAACCATGCTCAGATGCCCACAGCCTACTGAGGGGCACACTGTAACACATTTTCCTTGAAGGAACAAGCATTGTGTGTAGCACACAGAGGAGCTGAAATCCTCAAACAGCAAGAGCCAATTGAACCCAGCATTTCCCTTGTTATACTCCTGTGGAGGGGCtataaaaatagtttaaaagtCACAAGAGCAGCGAGCAAATCCAAGAAAAGTTTTAAGTCCCCACCCAAACTACATGGGCAATAGATCACAACTACGAAATTATTGTTATTTGAAGCTCAACTACTTACAAGCAATACTTTGCAATAAACATGATATTTCCTTGCTTTACCTCTCCAAGTTTACCCTGCAGCCACCCTCAGATACTGAGCAGAGAATTTCTCATGATCACCTAAAGAAAGAATCCTTATGACCAacataaagctgagaaaaatTCACAGAGCATTTGATCACCTTTCATAAACTTTGGCAGTATTATCAAAAATAAAAGGCTAACTGGTGCCAGCAGCAAGGTATCTCCTAAGTTATGCTCCAGATTATCCTCCTCTTACaccccaaaacagaaaaaaatatcataaATGTCAACCGTAATCAGCAGTGTAAGGATTTTCAGACTGAATTTTTTCCAGTTACTATCTTTGCAACTCCATATTTGCTTTTGATTCCACAGCTTTACAAATCCTTTAGTATTCAATTCTGTCATTTTTCTCTAACTTATGCCACTTTTTGTGGAATTTACTATCCAAATTTATCTACCATGGAACAGTGGTTTAATGGTCCAACTACTTAAGAGCAGCAAGGTGAAGGATATCTTACTCCTTTCTCTAGAAGCTTAAAATTTGTTCCAATATAAAAAGTCCCAGCTGTAGAATTGATAGGAGGATCCACATGTCAACACACAACTGTAAAATTGGACCAAGTTCCATATGTTATTATGTGCAGGCACACTCATCAGAAGCCTGGATTTAGGCTACTGGTTGTTacttacaaaaacaaaacctctgAGGTCGTAGAGCCTTAAAGCACACATGGCTGAGGGTTAGCACTGGCATTAAGGAGGATCTTTCCAGCCTGGAGCACCTTTCTAACATCCACGGAGCTCACACGCAAATCCAGCCCCATCTGCTCAAACTGGCTGGTGGCATTGGGCAGCACAGCCGGGATTCAGGAAGTTTCCTTGGCACATTCAAGTGTGTTTCCTGGGCTGTGGAACACAGATCCACAACTACCCTGCCCCCTTCCCCTACCCTGTGCTATTATTATCATTGCCAGGAGCAAAATAGCTGCAGTTTAGTCACTGTGGGCTAGAAAAGCACCTCCCAGCCCACAGAACATCCGTGAGGTGGGACCTTCTCCTAAAGAGCCACCTGATGATGCAAAAGTTCAAGTTATGCAAGACTGCTCCAAGCTCCTCCAGTTCTGCAAGGATGGAGCTGCCTCTCtgcagccccaaaaatcccaatttgcAAGGCCAGCTGGTCCCTGATCATTGAGAAATGTTTGCTTCCCTCTAGAGAGGAAGGACCTTCTTCCTGCAACACCAGCAGGCTGAATTGTGTCCATCCACTTCAAACCATGCAGCTTTTCTACAGAATGACAGAGAAGCCaacctctctttttttttttttttcaattgaacTGAAAGAGGTCAATACCAGTGCAGCTGCACACACCTATTTACCACAGAAATCTGCCCAGAGACCTCAAACCAAATCCTCACCCAGACACCACCTCTGtcttaaataaacaaaataaatcgATGAAAATGAAACCAAGAATCTGGGCTGGGGAGtatggaaagcaaaataaattaattttcaggtgTTTGGCCTGGAAAGGTTGTGATGGCAGCGGCCAGCACAGCATCTCTCTAATCCAGGCTCTGGAGGTGGCTGCCAGCACTTCCCAACATCTCCATGTTGCAAAGAACCACCTCTTAAGGCAGAGTGACAGTTCAGTTTTGTCTTTATTCCAGAAACCACTACTGCATCTACTTTTAGGAGCTGAAGAGTCAGCTTAGTCCCCTTAGGAAATATGAATTGCCACATAGGATAAAGTGAGTTGTCCATCACCAGTCGTGTCTCCAACAGCTGCCATATCCACACAATTCAGGGGAAGATGTAAGAAAACCTCAGAGCCCACAATGAGGAAAGGGTCAGAATGTTCTGGAT
Coding sequences within:
- the ZBTB46 gene encoding zinc finger and BTB domain-containing protein 46 isoform X3, translated to MSSAVVGETLDLEPSLLLDLWKRKHKDLQMNNRKEDMEIASHYRHLLRELNEQRQHGILCDVCIIVEGKIFKAHKNVLLGSSRYFKTLYCQVQKTSDQATVTHLDIVTAQGFKAIIDFMYSAHLALTSRNVIEVMSAASYLQMTDIVQACHNFIKAALDISIKSDASEDLVDYELGAPSSSSTDALISAVVAGRSISPWLARRTSPANSSGDSAIASCHEGGSSYGKEDQEPKPDSHEDISSQSLWASDMGYGSLRIKEEQVSPSHYGGGELHSAKDSAIQSGFSEQGVGDGWQPTGRRKNRKNKETVRHITQQVEDDSRANSPVLPLLPASGWPYSSRDPSADAAGTEPSSSDSRVERPDPYTNVEEALLGGESSYIHQPLTPDKEDALQAATVANLRAALMSKNSLLSLKADMLSEDSSLLFEYLPKGTHSLSLNEFTVIRKKFKCPYCSFSAMHQCILKRHMRSHTGERPYPCEICGKKFTRREHMKRHTLVHSKDKKYVCKVCNRVFMSAASVGIKHGSRRHGVCADCSGRGIAGHLDHNGAEGSPEECYPGEGQYMEDPDDIKVEGDEEMGDDDDIKWKDDVGMSQDDVILDDDKDVDSPQEQDNSGENDKDFTWIS